The sequence GTGGAGCACTAAAGACTCTCGCTGACGAGGAAGGCTACGAATCATTCGTGATTCCTGACGATGTCGGTGGACGCTATTCTGTGTTGACTGCAGTAGGCTTGCTGCCAATCGCCGTCAGCGGTTCAGATATCGAAGCTATGATGAAAGGTGCTGCACAGGCAAGGGAAGACTTCAGCAAGTCAGAACTTGAAGAAAATCCTGCCTACCAATATGCTGCAGTCCGTAACGCTCTTTACAATAAAGGCAAGACGATCGAAATGCTGATCAACTATGAGCCATCACTTCAGTACTTCTCTGAATGGTGGAAGCAGCTGTTCGGCGAAAGTGAAGGAAAAGACCAGAAGGGAATCTATCCTTCTTCAGCCAACTTCTCGACTGACCTTCACTCACTTGGACAATACGTCCAGGAAGGCCGACGTGACTTGTTTGAAACAATCATCAAAGTCGAGAAACCACGTCATGAATTGACTATTGAAGAGGCTGAAAGCGACCTTGACGGTTTGAACTATCTAGCCGGCCAAACAGTTGACTTCGTTAACAACAAAGCATTCCAGGGAACAATGCTAGCTCATACAGACGGTGGTGTACCGAACCTGGTCTTGACGATTCCACAATTGGATGAGTACACATTCGGCTACCTGGTATACTTCTTTGAAAAAGCATGCGCAATGAGCGGATACCTGCTCGGCGTAAACCCATTCGATCAGCCAGGCGTAGAAGCATACAAAGTGAACATGTTCGCATTGCTTGGAAAACCGGGATTCGAAGAAAAGAAAGCAGAATTGGAAAAGAGACTTTAATAATGCAGGAACAGGAGTACCCGACAGGTTCGGGTGCTCCTTTTTTCACGGATGAAGAATGGTGAAAATCACGTAAATTTTCCAATTCGAGAAGCCATGACGGCCAAAAAATGGCATCGATACAGAAGAAGTGTCCGTCACCAAGCAGAGCTTTCTGTACTTATTAATTCGTGTCTTTTGGTTAAAACTAAGCAAAACACATGGAAAGGCGGACTAACCATTGATCGAGATACAATCTGAGCTTGAGGGCAAACATTTTGATCTTTTTAAATTGGAACAGATGCTTAAACCGTTAGGATACTCGATAGGGGGTAACTGGGATTACGACCATGGGGCTTTTGATTACAAAATAGATGATGAGGTTGGCTACCAATTTTTGCGGCTGCCTTTTAAGGCTATTGATGGCCAGTTAGACTCAAAGGGCTGCACGGTTGCCTTGCAGCGTCCATTCCTGATTTCGCACAAATATCAGCGAGGAATAGATGACCATGCGGAGATAGGGAATGCCAGCGCATCCTTCAACCAGTTCCAGGAACCGGTGGATAAGGATGCGAGCTTTCCGGAAAAGTACATCGAAGTTGGGCGTTCGCTTGTCCGTGAAGTAGAATCTGCCTTATTGCCACATTAATCGTTTGAAATGGCGAGAAGCTGATCATCATATTTGATCTTGATATTGTTTAGGGGGCTGACGATTACGTTATCCCCTCTTTTTATTCCAATCAAAATAATCTTCCGTTCCCTCTGCAAAAAACTGCTGGCTTCCGGGAAGTCCTTGTTGATCAGGGAAGCTTCTGCCTCAATATAAGACAAGTGTTTCCCGTTTAATTCGCCGAGCAAATCCAATAAAGGGCTCACCACCTCAGGGGAGGAGATGCTGTTTAAAAGGACCGCGCTAGTTAAAGCATTAGTGGGGATCAGCTCATCCGCTCCAGCCCTCCTTGCGTTATTAATCTGTTCGCTAGTTTGAATTTCAGCAATGCAGCGGATATCCGGATTCAATCCTTTTATGGCAAGCAGCGTAAGGATTGTATTCATGTCAGCCTGGAGTTCATCAAGGTTTTGGTCGGAAGTAATAATCACTTTCTTTGCTGTAGAGATGCCGGCATTCAATAAGGTTTCATCCTTGTTTGCACGCCCCCTTATGAAATGGACATTATCATCCTTAATCGGATTAGACCCCAGGGTGTCATCTACAAGGATGAGTGATTCAGTTTTAATCAGAGATCTTAAAATCGTACGAGACCTTTCGTTCCATCCAATGATAATGATATGCCCGTTGCCTTTAAAACCTACTCTCCCCTCCGAGTAAGCATTCTGTTTGTTAACAGTTGCCGCAGAAAGATGGATAAAATAAGATGACAAAAAGCCTGTCCCTACCAGCAGCAGGATCATTCCTGTAACTCTTCCTGCAACAGAAACCGGGTAAAAATCCCCGTATCCGACTGTTGATGCCGTAATGATTGCCCACCAGACGCCATCAAAAATGGTCGGAAAGCTTTTGGGCTCTATATAATGAATGAGCGAGCCAAACAGAAAAATCATCACAGCAGCAATCATCAGGATCCTTGCCAAAATAGGCAGCCTGATAAAGCGCATGTATAAATGGTTCGTCATTTTGATTCCTCCTCTTTTCTTCTTGTTATATGTATGAAAACAATATTTACTTTTCCCTTTTTTCCTACTCAAAAACAGGTGTAGGAAGATTTATGTAATTCTATTCTTGTCGAGCACAATATTTTTTACACAAAAAAGTCAAAATTGTTCATTAGCCCGTACCGAGACAGATGTTCATACATATGCTGGGAGTAAAGGAGGGATAATCAATGTCGTTCAGTAACTCTAATTTGTTTGTATTTCTTGCAGCCATTGTGGCTGGATGGGTACTTTTCAGATTTGCTCCTGCATCACTTGCTGCACTTTTAGGCTTGCCATTCTTAAAATTAATCGGGCTTGTCATCATCCTGATCTTTGCACTTGTCATTATTTACATCGGCCTTAGGATTTTACTGAGAGGCGGCTGGCGCTGCTAGCTTCTCCTTTAAAAAGAACCTGTCCAAAGGGCAGGTTCTTCTTCGTGTACAGGAAAAGTAGAAATAAACTTGGACATACATAAATATATTTTTAAAAGTGAGCGGAATAGGAGTGGTGTAAATGCATGAATTTGTCGGGACTGTACTGGACTGGCTTTCGAGCCTTGGGTACTTGGGAATTGCCCTCGGTTTGATGCTTGAAGTCATCCCAAGTGAAATTGTCCTTGGATATGGAGGGTATATGATTTCTGAAGGCACTATTGATTTTGCAGGTGCAGTAGTCGCGGGAACCATTGGCGGGACGATTGCCCAGCTGTTCCTGTACTGGCTTGGATATTTCGGCGGCCGTCCTGTTCTGGAAAAGTACGGTAAATACTTATTGATCAATCATCACCATCTGGAATTATCGGAAAAATGGTTCAAACAATATGGGTCAGGTGTCATTTTTTCGGCGAGATTCATTCCAGTAGTTCGGCACGCGATATCGATACCAGCAGGAATTGCAGGCATGTCAGCAATAAAGTTCACGCTTTATACGATTGCTGCAATGATTCCGTGGACCATATTTTTTCTATATCTAGGAATCGTTCTTGGCGAAAATTGGTCAGGCATCAAGGACGCCGCCAAACCGTACATAATTCCGATCAGTATTATTGCACTGGGAGCAGGGGCCGTGTATCTGCTGGCGGCACGAAAAAAAAGATAAGGACTAACAAGCTCAGGAAGCCTCCTGAGTTTTTTTATGTGGGTAAACCTCATAAAACATAGCAACTTAGTAAAGGTTAAGATAAGGAAACAAGGTAACTGGAATCGCGGGGAGTAGATTATTATGTTGAAGGAAATGCTCAGGCTGATTACAAAACAGCAAAAGAACCCTGCTCCCGCAGTAGATGATCTGAAGGGAGAGCAGGAGTCCCTTAAGGAAAAGGGATTCAGCAGAAATCTTCAGGAGAATTTATCGATTTTAAAACAGCTTTACAGTATTCCTGAAAATAAGGATATTAAATTGCGAGAATTGTTTCTAGACGGCTTCAATAAGCACGCGGCGCTTGTGTTTATTAGCACAATTACAGATGTTAAGAGTATAGAAGAAAATATCCTAAAGCCTTTAACTGAAAATACTGCTTCTATTAAAAAGGTGAAGGATATAGTTGCGATACAAATGGTGAATGAAATTACCATATTCAAGGATGCAGTCAAAGATATTAACAAAGGCAATGCGCTGCTCATAGTGGATGGAGAACCGAAGGCATATATTTTGGATTGTCCAGACTTTAAAAGCAGGGCGATAGAAAAACCGGATAGTGAAATTCTCATCAAGGGACCCAAGGAAGCGTTCAATGAAAAAGCTGTAGCAAATATTTCATTAATCAGAAAAAAAATCAGGAACGAAAACCTTATGGTTGAAGTAGTGGAAGTTTCGAAGCGGTCCCACAATGATGTTTTTATCCTGTATATTCGCGGCCTTGCCAATGAAAAGTTAATTGACAATATCAAGGAAAGACTGGGCAGCTTAGAGGTGAATGCGATCCAAAACCTCTCACTGCTGGAAGAATACATTGAGGAACGAAACTACTCTTTATTTCCGAGTATGCTTTCAACAGAAAGGCCTGACAGGGCAGCTTCATTTTTAGAGGATGGTTATATCGCCCTATTAATGGATAACTCACCTGATAGTCTTGTTCTTCCGGCAACATTTTGGTCTTTTTTCCATACGCCCGAAGATCATTATCTTAGGTTTTTTTATGGGAACTTTACGAGGGCATTAAGAATGACTGCTCTTTTCATCACGCTTTTCACTTCTGCTATTTACATATCAATAACCACTTTCCATGCTGAAATGATTCCGCCAGATTTGCTCCTGGCAATTGCGGCTTCAAGGGAAAAGGTTCCTTTTCCTGCGGTGATCGAAATTTTAATCATGGAGCTCGCATTTGAATTAATCAGGGAAGCGGGATTGCGTGTCCCAAGCCCAATTGGCCCGACCATCGGTATTGTAGGAGCACTTATCCTTGGACAGGCAGCTGTTGAAGCGAATATTATCAGTCCGATTGTCATTATAGTTGTCGCACTGGGCGGGCTCAGTTCGTTTGCAGTCAGTGATATTAGTTTGAATTTCGCTGTTAGGCTTACTCGCTTTCTATTTATCCTGTGTGCCGCGATGATGGGGATTTATGGTATGACAGCAATATTTGTCGGGGGCTTATTTTATATGGTTTCGATCAAGTCATTTGGTGTGCCTTATTTAGCTCCTATGTCACCAAATTTCAAGTCATCCAAGGATACGATTTTCCGCAGGTTAACGAAAAATGAAAGGTTAAGGCCCGGCTTCTTAAAAACGACAGATTTACAAAAAAAGACTAATGGAGAATAGGCGATGAGACAGGATCAGGGGAAAATTGGCATAAAAGAATATTTCGCGATTATCTCGTTGACCGTTGGAGCGAAGTTAAGTGATGATACCCCTGCGATCATTTACGAAAATGCCAAAAATGCAGGCTGGATGTCAGCGTTGCTAATCGGTATTTTTTCATTTGTTCCTATCATTTTATTAATAAAAGTGTATTCAGCGCATAAAGGGAAAAACCTGCATGAAATTTTGCTGCACCTTTTTGGAAAGGTTTTCGGTACTCTCCTATCTATTGTAATGTTAATTGGCGGGACAGCAGCAGTGATTGCGGATTCAGGGACCTACGTCGACATCATTGGCTCGATGTATTTTACGAAAACACCAGCAATCATTCTTTACATACTTTTGATGGTAATTTGTGCTTATGGAGCAAAGAGGGGCATCGAACAGATAGGGACAGTTTCCTGGCTGCTGCTTCCATATATTAAGATTACTCTGTTCGTAGCGCTTGTGTTTACATTTCGAAAAGGCACAATAGGTTATCTATTCCCGTTCTGGGGTGAAGCGCCTCTTGAAGTTGCAAAAGCATCGGTTAAAAACGTTTCGATCTTTATTGATTTTCTCTATCTTGCTTTAATTATGCCGCTCGTCTCCTCGTATAAGGACATGAAAAAGGGAACGCTCCTAGGTCTTGTTTTTATCACTTTTGAGCTAAGTCTGGCACTTGTGGCGTTCGTTGTTTTATTTGATTACACTACTGCTGAAATGTTGAACTATCCTTTTCACGAAACAATCCGATTTATTCAAATAGGCTTTTTAGCAAACGTAGAGACATTGTTTTTCCCCTTTTGGCTGGTTGCAACTTTTATCCGGTTTTCTTTTTATCTATATCTAATTGCAACGTTACTGGGAGGTATTCTGAAAATTAAGGAGTTTGAATATCTCATTCCATTGATCGCGACAATTATCTTATTAATAGGAATTTCACCGGATGCCCCATCCATTTATCTCTATGTAATAAGGGAAAAAGTACTTGTATTATTGAGCCCTGCCTTCATGATTCTTCCGCCATTGATGTGGATCGTGGCAAAAATTCGGGGGGATTTTAAGAATGAAACTTCACTCTAAAATAATCAAGATGATTATTCTCATGGCCGTTACATTAAGCCTTTCTGGGTGCTGGGATCATAAAGAACTAGACGAAAAAGCCTATGTCATCGGTATAGGGCTTGATAAGCATAAGGCAGAGGGAAAGGTTAAAGTAACCTATCTCATCGCAAATCCTGAGGTAGGTTCTCAGCAGACTGCAGGAGGAGCGAATGAGCCGCCACAGGAAATTGTGACTATTGTTGCCGATGATTTTATTTCATCACGAAATACAGCAAATACAGTAGTGGCGAAGGAAATTTCCTATGATCTCTTGCAGGTTATGATAGTTTCCGAAGAATTAGCGAGTGACCCGGATTTTATCCGGGTGATATACAGCGCAACCAAGGACAGGGAAATTAAGCGAAGTACACAATTCATAGTCACCAGGGAAGAAGCAGTTGAATTTATAAAAGAAAATAAACCAAAAATTGAAACGAGGCCTCACAAATTCTTGGAGCTAATGATTGAACGGGGCCAGGAAACAGGTATGATTCCTGAAGCTGACCTGAATAGTTTTTTTCGGATCACAGAAGCTGATGCGGATTTATATCTGGCCATTTACGCTACAACCCAAAAGATAGAGAAAGATGAAATGCAAACGACTGATGATGACCTGCTGGCCGGGGAGATACAAGTGCAGGGCACGACAACCAATGCCCAGTTCATTGGCTCCGCAGTCTTTAAAGAAGGAAAGATGATTGGGAAAATTACAGGGGAAGAGACAAGGATATCTAGTTTATTGGACAGTACATGGGTTACTGAGGATATCCTGACTGCATTTAAAGATCCGTTTAATGAAAAATATAAGCTTTCGGCAAGAATCTCTCAAAAACGAGATAATAAGTATAAGCTGATAACTGGAAAAGGCAGGCCAATCATTGAAATAGATGTTCCGTTATTTATAGAAGTATACAGTGACCCCAGCATGATCAACTACGCGAAGAATCATGAGAAGGTGGAAAAACTTAAAGAGTCTCTTACTGCTGCCATAGAAAAAAACTTCACTGAATTTATTGCTTATAGTCAGAAGGAGTTTAAAGGAGAAACCTTCAATCTATCCATTCCGATGAGAAGGGAATTTGCTACTCTCCGGGAATTCAGGAAATTTGATTGGATGCACACCTTTCCGGACACGGAAGTGAAGGTGAATGTCTTGATTCGATTTGGTGAATTTGGACGCCAGACAAAACTGCCTAATCTTGAAGAGGTGAGGGATTAGATGATGTTGGTTATGTGGATCGCCATAGCTTTAATCATAGCGTATTATATA comes from Mesobacillus jeotgali and encodes:
- a CDS encoding glucose-6-phosphate isomerase, encoding MTHVRFDYSKALSFFGEHEVTYLRDFVKVAHHSLHEKTGAGSDFLGWIDLPVDYDKEEFARIQKSAEKIKNDSDVLLVVGIGGSYLGARAALEFLQHSFYNALSKEKRKTPQVIFIGNNISSTYMTDVMDLLDGKDFSINVISKSGTTTEPAIAFRIFRKLLEEKYGAEEARKRIYATTDKARGALKTLADEEGYESFVIPDDVGGRYSVLTAVGLLPIAVSGSDIEAMMKGAAQAREDFSKSELEENPAYQYAAVRNALYNKGKTIEMLINYEPSLQYFSEWWKQLFGESEGKDQKGIYPSSANFSTDLHSLGQYVQEGRRDLFETIIKVEKPRHELTIEEAESDLDGLNYLAGQTVDFVNNKAFQGTMLAHTDGGVPNLVLTIPQLDEYTFGYLVYFFEKACAMSGYLLGVNPFDQPGVEAYKVNMFALLGKPGFEEKKAELEKRL
- a CDS encoding YugN-like family protein — encoded protein: MIEIQSELEGKHFDLFKLEQMLKPLGYSIGGNWDYDHGAFDYKIDDEVGYQFLRLPFKAIDGQLDSKGCTVALQRPFLISHKYQRGIDDHAEIGNASASFNQFQEPVDKDASFPEKYIEVGRSLVREVESALLPH
- a CDS encoding potassium channel family protein gives rise to the protein MTNHLYMRFIRLPILARILMIAAVMIFLFGSLIHYIEPKSFPTIFDGVWWAIITASTVGYGDFYPVSVAGRVTGMILLLVGTGFLSSYFIHLSAATVNKQNAYSEGRVGFKGNGHIIIIGWNERSRTILRSLIKTESLILVDDTLGSNPIKDDNVHFIRGRANKDETLLNAGISTAKKVIITSDQNLDELQADMNTILTLLAIKGLNPDIRCIAEIQTSEQINNARRAGADELIPTNALTSAVLLNSISSPEVVSPLLDLLGELNGKHLSYIEAEASLINKDFPEASSFLQRERKIILIGIKRGDNVIVSPLNNIKIKYDDQLLAISND
- a CDS encoding DedA family protein, whose translation is MHEFVGTVLDWLSSLGYLGIALGLMLEVIPSEIVLGYGGYMISEGTIDFAGAVVAGTIGGTIAQLFLYWLGYFGGRPVLEKYGKYLLINHHHLELSEKWFKQYGSGVIFSARFIPVVRHAISIPAGIAGMSAIKFTLYTIAAMIPWTIFFLYLGIVLGENWSGIKDAAKPYIIPISIIALGAGAVYLLAARKKR
- a CDS encoding spore germination protein; this encodes MLKEMLRLITKQQKNPAPAVDDLKGEQESLKEKGFSRNLQENLSILKQLYSIPENKDIKLRELFLDGFNKHAALVFISTITDVKSIEENILKPLTENTASIKKVKDIVAIQMVNEITIFKDAVKDINKGNALLIVDGEPKAYILDCPDFKSRAIEKPDSEILIKGPKEAFNEKAVANISLIRKKIRNENLMVEVVEVSKRSHNDVFILYIRGLANEKLIDNIKERLGSLEVNAIQNLSLLEEYIEERNYSLFPSMLSTERPDRAASFLEDGYIALLMDNSPDSLVLPATFWSFFHTPEDHYLRFFYGNFTRALRMTALFITLFTSAIYISITTFHAEMIPPDLLLAIAASREKVPFPAVIEILIMELAFELIREAGLRVPSPIGPTIGIVGALILGQAAVEANIISPIVIIVVALGGLSSFAVSDISLNFAVRLTRFLFILCAAMMGIYGMTAIFVGGLFYMVSIKSFGVPYLAPMSPNFKSSKDTIFRRLTKNERLRPGFLKTTDLQKKTNGE
- a CDS encoding GerAB/ArcD/ProY family transporter, whose product is MRQDQGKIGIKEYFAIISLTVGAKLSDDTPAIIYENAKNAGWMSALLIGIFSFVPIILLIKVYSAHKGKNLHEILLHLFGKVFGTLLSIVMLIGGTAAVIADSGTYVDIIGSMYFTKTPAIILYILLMVICAYGAKRGIEQIGTVSWLLLPYIKITLFVALVFTFRKGTIGYLFPFWGEAPLEVAKASVKNVSIFIDFLYLALIMPLVSSYKDMKKGTLLGLVFITFELSLALVAFVVLFDYTTAEMLNYPFHETIRFIQIGFLANVETLFFPFWLVATFIRFSFYLYLIATLLGGILKIKEFEYLIPLIATIILLIGISPDAPSIYLYVIREKVLVLLSPAFMILPPLMWIVAKIRGDFKNETSL
- a CDS encoding Ger(x)C family spore germination protein codes for the protein MKLHSKIIKMIILMAVTLSLSGCWDHKELDEKAYVIGIGLDKHKAEGKVKVTYLIANPEVGSQQTAGGANEPPQEIVTIVADDFISSRNTANTVVAKEISYDLLQVMIVSEELASDPDFIRVIYSATKDREIKRSTQFIVTREEAVEFIKENKPKIETRPHKFLELMIERGQETGMIPEADLNSFFRITEADADLYLAIYATTQKIEKDEMQTTDDDLLAGEIQVQGTTTNAQFIGSAVFKEGKMIGKITGEETRISSLLDSTWVTEDILTAFKDPFNEKYKLSARISQKRDNKYKLITGKGRPIIEIDVPLFIEVYSDPSMINYAKNHEKVEKLKESLTAAIEKNFTEFIAYSQKEFKGETFNLSIPMRREFATLREFRKFDWMHTFPDTEVKVNVLIRFGEFGRQTKLPNLEEVRD